The DNA window CGCGGTAAGACGTCCGCTACTGACAATCAGTAAAACGATTCCTACAAGGCGGTACAGATAAGCGTGATTCATAGTCTGAAACCTCAGTCTTTCAGCCCCGACGAAGCCATACTGCGGATAAAGTGTTTCTGGAAAAACAGGTAGAGAATAACCACCGGCACCGCCAGCAACACCGCAGCCGCGATTTTTACGCCCAATTGCCCCTCAGCCCGGCCACCCACCGAAAACAGCGTCACGAGTTGTGGCATGGTCATGGTCGATTCATCGCGAATAACGATCAGCGGCCACAGCGCTTCGTTCCACAGGCCCATAAACGTCAGGATGGTAATGGTCAGCACGGTCGGCAGGACGTTGGGGACGAGTATCTGGAAGATGATGCGCAACTCCCCCGCCCCGTCGATACGGGCCGCGTCGATCAGGGCCTGCGGCAGACTCTGGAACGCCTGCCGGAACAGCAGCACGGCCAGCGAACTCAGCGAAAACGGTATAATCAGCGCCAGATACGTGTCAATCCAGCCCAGCCGCACCATCGTAATGTAGTTCGGAATCAGCGTAATCTGAAACGGCAGGGTCATGGTGAAAATAATGGCATAGAAAATCCAGTTGCGCCCGACGAACTCGTGCCGGGCCAATGCGTAGCCGACCATCGCGCCCGTCACCAGCACCAGCCCCGTTGTCACGATCGCCACGAATGCACTGTTAAGGAAGGCCCGGCCCAGCGGTATTTTGGTGAAGACAGTGATGTAGTTATCCCACGTAAACTGCTCCGGCAGCAGCGTCAGGTCACCCAGCCCGCTCTCCGCCGACAGCGACGCACTGAGCATCCAGACAAACGGGTACACGAACGTCAGCGCAGCCAGGGCAAGGAGGACGTATTTCATGGGTGGGTTTAGGGTTTGACGTTTAAGGTTTAGTCTGTGTCCTCACAGACCGCTGCTGCGTCAGCGAAATTCACCTGCCGGATGACCTGTCTGTGAGGACGCAGACCGGGGCAATGTTCAATGTATTTACTATTCGCGGAGCAACCTTGAACGCTAAACCACAAACCTTACACTTGCTCAACATACTTGCGTTGGATGATGACGACGAACAGGATGATCAGGGCGAAGCAGAAACCCAGCGTGGCCGAATAACCCATGTGATAGTACTGAAACGCCTGTTTGTAAATGTACATCACCGCCGACAACGTACTGTTCAACGGCCCACCCTCGGTCATGATATACGGTTCGATAAACAGCGAAAATCCACTGATGGTCGACAGGACGACGACCGTAAACAGTGTGGGGTTGATGATGGGCAGCGTGATGTACCGGAATTTCTGCCAGGTCGTTGCTCCTTCCAGATCAGCCGCTTCGTAATACTGTTCCGGCACCGATTGCAGGCCGACCAGAAATAGAATTACATACAACCCGACGTTCTTCCAAGTTGCCATCATCGCGATGGAATACATGGCGATAGCCGGGTCGTCGAGCCAGGCCACACGCGGCAGATGCAGGTCGGTTAGCAGTCGATTGATGAGTCCGGCGTTGAACCCGAGCAGCTGCTGCCACAGAATCGTGACGACAACGCCCGACACGATGACGGGCAGAAAAAACGACGCCCGGAAGAAAGCTGCCCCCCGCACCGTCCGGTTCAATAGCTCGGCCAGCCCCAACGCGACGACGATCTGCAATGGAATATGTACCAGCAGAAACCGGATTGTGTTCCAGAGTGCCTGCCAGAACAGCCGGTCGTGCAGCAGCCGCTCGTAATTGCTCAGCCCGATGTATTCCATTGGCGAAATGATGTTCCACCGGTGAAACGTCAGCACAATCGAGAACACAACGGGAAACGCCACAAACACCGCAAAGTGCAGCACGTACGGCGAAACGAGCAGGTATGGGGTGAGTTTTTTCATAGCTACAGTTATTGAATGATAGAGTGATAGAATGATTGAATGCGTTACCGGAAGTGTTTCCCATTCAACCATTCAACACTCTATTATTCAGTCATTAACAACACATCCACCGCCCGCGCGGCATCGGCGATGGCGGCTTCGGGCGTTTTCTTACCGAAGATGACGCAGGCTTCGTACTCCTGCGAAATAATGTCGAACACTTCCACGATTACCTCGCTGTTGTCGACACCCCGGATGTAGCGGGTTTGCCGGGCCAGCGGTGCCATGCGCGGGTTCTTAGCCAAGAACGGTGCAAAAAATGGATCGGTGTCGAGCTGCTGCCGACGCGGAAACTGCCCGGTCAGTTCCATCAGCCGCAGATCACCGGGTTTGTCGACCAGCGTTTTGACGAACGCCCAGGCCGCTTTCGGATCAGGGCAGGTGTTGAAAATGACAATATTTTTGGGGTCGCCATAGGTATAAATTGGCCCCTGATGGCCGTCGGGTACAGGCATTGGGTAGAACGCATAGCGCAGGTCAGCACCGCCGAATTTATCCAGGTAGCTCAGTTGCCACGGCCCCGTAAACTGCGTCGCGATACGTTGGTCGATGAAGGGGTCGCGGGTGGCGGAAAGTCGTTCGCGGGCGAAGTAGTTATTGCGGTACAGCGTCTGCAAAAAGCGAAACACCTCCACCGCTGCTGCGTTGTTGAAAGCCGCTTTAGCCAGTTGCCCCGGCTGCTGCGACAACAGGGGAGCACCGTTGGACGCGGCCAGATAGAGCGGGTAAAAATTAAACAGCCGTTGGTACCAGATCGCCTTCACTTCGGTATACCCCAGCCAGTGATTGACATAGCCGTTCGCATCCTTGGTCTGCATCAGTTCGCCCGCCCGCAGGTAACGGCTGTAGTCAAAAGGTGGCCCGGCGGGTGTGTCAGGCGTTAGCATACCAGTATTGCACAGCGTCATGATCGGGTTCACTTTCCACGGCACCTGATAAATGTGCCCGTCAGACGACGTGACTTCTCGAATCATGGCACTGTCGCAGCGCGCCCGGATGAACGATCGAAAATCAGCAATCGTGTCGAGGGGTACCAGCACACCGGCTTTGGCGTACATCTCCACGCTCCCCTGCCACATATTGGCGTAAATGTCGGGCGTAGTCTTGCCCACCACCGACGCCAGAATAATCTCCTCGCTCGACTGCCCTTCGGGAATGGGCTGGTAGCGGAGGGGCTTGTCGGGCCGGGTGCGCTGCCAACGCTCGGCAAACTCCCGCGCAAACTGAATTTCCCCACCGTTGTTCGAGCACCAGAACACAAGCTTCCGCGTCTTTCCTTCCTCCCGCGACTGACAGCCGATCGTGAACAGGGCCAGTAAAATGAGCAGTCGGGATATAGCCACGGTGTATAGTTTATACCAGCAGAAACTACAAAAGATCGGTTACGGATTGACTTACCCCCGGGCGGTCTGTTGAATAGGCGAATCGCCTGGCGTTTTTCGTAGAAACAAAAAACCCCGGCAACAGTGTCGCCGGGGTTTTTGCTTGGCATAGTCTCTCTCTATGTCACTCTACGTACCCACCGAAGCGGGCAGTTTCGTTAGCGCGTTTTCCGAATTACAACCGGTACGCACTTAGGTGCACAGACACACTCCGCAGGGTTGAGGTACACAACCACGTCGGTGAAGCAGGTACCACCCGCGCTATACAGACGGACAGTGTAGGCCTGCCGTGTGTTCGGATTAGTCAGACCGCTGAACGTGATGCTCGTACCGCTGACCGCCGTTGCACCGTTGAAGTCAGGACCGCTGTAGGTAGCACCCATTGAGTAGCCTGCTTTCGCCGTGTTGCGCAGCGTGGTGAGGGTAATTTTAGCATCGCTGTTCGCGGTAGTTCCGTTACAGGTCGCCATCGTTACCGTCGCCGGATCATCGTAAGCGGGTGCCGGATTAACCGTTACCGTTACCGCCGTCGTAGCCGAGCAGCCAGTCGAGAGCGTACAGGTTGCCGTGTAGCTCGTCGTCATGGTTGGCTCAACCAGCAGCGAAGCATTCGTGTCACCCGTGTTCCAGACTACCGTACCGCTGCAACCATTCACCGTCAGCGTGGTCGACTGACCAGCGCACAGGATTGCCGATGGAGCCGAGCTCGTCACGGTCAGTACTGGCGTTGGGTATACCGTTACCGAGGTGCTCGCTACACTCGTACAACCGGTGGCTGCGTTGCCTACCGTTACCGAGTAAGTACCGCTTACGGTTACGCTGATGCTTTGCGTCGTTTCGCCGTCTGACCACCGGAATACCGAGCCGCCATTAGCTGTGAGCAGGATGCTCGTGCCCTGGCAGGCTGTTGCGCTGCTGGCCGTGATCGTGGCTACTGGGTTCGGGTTGACCGTTACCGTACCCGTCGCGGTGCTCGAACAGCCTTCGGTGCTCGTTGCCGTCACGCTATAGGTCGTTGTACCCGTCGCGCTCAGTACACCCGTGGTCGCACTCGAGCTACCGGCCGAGGTCGGCGTCAGACCCGTCGAGAAGGCGTAGGTATACGTGCCCGCTGCGGCTACACTAGCTGATAGCGTTGCCGTCGTGCCGGCGCAGATGGTTGCGCTGGTCAGCGTCACCACTGGGTTCGGATTCACCGTTACCGTGCCCGTGGCCGTCGAGGAACAACCCTGTGCTGACGTGGCCGTCACGCTGTAAGGGTAGGAACCTGCTGCCAGCGAAGCCGTCGTTGCCGATGCGCTGCCCGGTGCCGTTGGCGTCAGGCCCGTCGAGAAGGCGTAGGTGTAGGTGCCAGCGGCTGCTACGCTAGCCGACAGGGTAGCCGTCGTACCGGCACAAATCGTCGCGCTGGTCAGCGTCACTACTGGGTTCGGGTTCACCGTTACCGTACCCGTCGCGGTGCTTGAACAACCTGCTGCCGACGTCGCCGTCACGCTGTAGGGGTAGGAACCTGCTGCCAGTACACCCGTGGTCGCGCTTGAACTACCGGCTGACGTTGGGGTCAGGCCCGTCGAGAAGGCGTAGGTGTAGGTACCAGCGGCTGCTACACTAGCTGATAGCGTTGCCGTCGTGCCGGCGCAGATGGTTGCGCTGGTCAAGGTCACCACTGGGTTCGGGTTCACCGTTACCGTGCCCGTGGCCGTCGAGGAACAACCCTGTGCTGACGTGGCCGTCACGCTGTAAGGGTAAGTACCTGCTGCCAGTACACCCGTGGTAGCACTGCTGCTGCCAGCTGAGGTTGGGGTCAGACCCGTCGAGAAGGCGTAGGTATACGTACCTGCGGCTGCTACACTAGCCGATAGCGTGGCTGTCGTACCGGCGCAGATCGTCGCGCTGGTCAAGGTCACCACTGGGTTCGGGTTCACCGTTACCGTGCCCGTTGCAGTACTCGAGCAGCCTTCTGCCGAAGTCGCCGTCACGCTGTAGGGGAAGCTACCGGCTGTGTTAAGTGTACCCGTGGTCGCACTCGAGCTACCGGCTGACGTTGGGGTCAGACCTGTCGAGAAGGCGTAGGTGTAGGTGCCCGCGGCTGCGACGCTAGCTGACAGGGTGGCCGTCGTACCGGCGCAGATGGTTGCGCTGGTCAGCGTTACTACTGGGTTCGGGTTCACCGTTACCGTGCCCGTGGCCGTCGAGGAACAACCCTGTGCTGACGTGGCCGTCACGCTGTAAGGGTACGTGCCTGCTGCCAGTGCACCCGTAGTAGCGCTGCTGCTGCCAGCCGAGGTTGGGGTCAGGCCCGTCGAGAAGGCGTAGGTGTAGGTGCCCGCGGCTGCGACGCTAGCCGATAGCGTTGCTGTCGTACCGGCGCAGATCGTCGCGCTGGTCAGCGTTACTACTGGGTTCGGGTTCACCGTTACCGTGCCCGTGGCCGTCGAGGAACAACCCTGTGCTGACGTGGCCGTCACGCTGTAAGGGTACGTGCCTGCTGCCAGCGAAGCCGTCGTTGCCGATGCGCTGCCCGGTGCCGTTGGCGTCAGACCCGTCGAGAAGGCGTAGGTGTAGGTGCCCGCGGCTGCGACGCTAGCTGACAGGGTGGCCGTCGTACCGGCGCAGATGGTTGCGCTGGTCAGCGTTACCACTGGGTTCGGGTTGACTGTTACCGTGCCCGTCGCGGTGCTCGAACAACCCTGTGCTGACGTGGCCGTCACGCTGTAGGGGTAGGAACCTGCTGCCAGTACACCCGTGGTCGCACTGCTACTGCCAGCCGAGGTTGGCGTCAGACCCGTCGAGAAAGCGTAGGTGTAGGTGCCTGCCGCTGCGACGCTAGCCGACAGGGTAGCCGTCGTACCGGCGCAGATGGTTGCGCTGGTCAGCGTCACCACTGGGTTCGGGTTCACCGTTACCGTGCCCGTGGCCGTCGAGGAACAACCCTGTGCTGACGTGGCCGTCACGCTGTAGGGGTAGGAACCTGCTGCCAGTATACCCGTGGTCGCACTGCTGCTGCCAGCCGAGGTTGGCGTCAGGCCCGTCGAGAAGGCGTAGGTGTAGGTGCCTGCCGCTGCTACGCTAGCCGATAGCGTTGCTGT is part of the Spirosoma rhododendri genome and encodes:
- a CDS encoding carbohydrate ABC transporter permease, with protein sequence MKYVLLALAALTFVYPFVWMLSASLSAESGLGDLTLLPEQFTWDNYITVFTKIPLGRAFLNSAFVAIVTTGLVLVTGAMVGYALARHEFVGRNWIFYAIIFTMTLPFQITLIPNYITMVRLGWIDTYLALIIPFSLSSLAVLLFRQAFQSLPQALIDAARIDGAGELRIIFQILVPNVLPTVLTITILTFMGLWNEALWPLIVIRDESTMTMPQLVTLFSVGGRAEGQLGVKIAAAVLLAVPVVILYLFFQKHFIRSMASSGLKD
- a CDS encoding carbohydrate ABC transporter permease yields the protein MKKLTPYLLVSPYVLHFAVFVAFPVVFSIVLTFHRWNIISPMEYIGLSNYERLLHDRLFWQALWNTIRFLLVHIPLQIVVALGLAELLNRTVRGAAFFRASFFLPVIVSGVVVTILWQQLLGFNAGLINRLLTDLHLPRVAWLDDPAIAMYSIAMMATWKNVGLYVILFLVGLQSVPEQYYEAADLEGATTWQKFRYITLPIINPTLFTVVVLSTISGFSLFIEPYIMTEGGPLNSTLSAVMYIYKQAFQYYHMGYSATLGFCFALIILFVVIIQRKYVEQV
- a CDS encoding beta strand repeat-containing protein encodes the protein MDNQPCLADVHDCMGGEPVRQAPGRVGAPTALAIGTRIFQDYNRNGIQDAIDPGVANVPVYLYENGVLRGSTTSDANGTYAFDNTNVTNGLKPNTVYEVRIRRADFPTGFTLTKQDVNSNGNDAADSDAQLVGNLAVINVTTTSNNTASNANDFGFSSGDPDLSITKTTNASSVTLGSNVTFTIQVTNVAANATDVATGVTVRDTLDLGLTYVSSSPAAATSTVGSGTAVQTVLTWSLGTISGANSSSTVTVTTRTASEGVLFNTAYVTADASSGQPEYNLSNNVSRTCVTVPVKLCAGQSYLASVPASFSNVTWYRGSTQVATGNSYTITQAGSYSYTASGTGGCGTGSCCPIIVEDGIIPTLAITPSNPAICAGSSVSLTATATGNGSSAGTMTWSDGTTVSANTSTILVAPTSTTAYSVTFTSSAYGTCPASASTTVTVNPNPVVTLTSATICAGTTATLSASVAAAGTYTYAFSTGLTPTSAGSSSATTGILAAGSYPYSVTATSAQGCSSTATGTVTVNPNPVVTLTSATICAGTTATLSASVAAAGTYTYAFSTGLTPTSAGSSSATTGVLAAGSYPYSVTATSAQGCSSTATGTVTVNPNPVVTLTSATICAGTTATLSASVAAAGTYTYAFSTGLTPTAPGSASATTASLAAGTYPYSVTATSAQGCSSTATGTVTVNPNPVVTLTSATICAGTTATLSASVAAAGTYTYAFSTGLTPTSAGSSSATTGALAAGTYPYSVTATSAQGCSSTATGTVTVNPNPVVTLTSATICAGTTATLSASVAAAGTYTYAFSTGLTPTSAGSSSATTGTLNTAGSFPYSVTATSAEGCSSTATGTVTVNPNPVVTLTSATICAGTTATLSASVAAAGTYTYAFSTGLTPTSAGSSSATTGVLAAGTYPYSVTATSAQGCSSTATGTVTVNPNPVVTLTSATICAGTTATLSASVAAAGTYTYAFSTGLTPTSAGSSSATTGVLAAGSYPYSVTATSAAGCSSTATGTVTVNPNPVVTLTSATICAGTTATLSASVAAAGTYTYAFSTGLTPTAPGSASATTASLAAGSYPYSVTATSAQGCSSTATGTVTVNPNPVVTLTSATICAGTTATLSASVAAAGTYTYAFSTGLTPTSAGSSSATTGVLSATGTTTYSVTATSTEGCSSTATGTVTVNPNPVATITASSATACQGTSILLTANGGSVFRWSDGETTQSISVTVSGTYSVTVGNAATGCTSVASTSVTVYPTPVLTVTSSAPSAILCAGQSTTLTVNGCSGTVVWNTGDTNASLLVEPTMTTSYTATCTLSTGCSATTAVTVTVNPAPAYDDPATVTMATCNGTTANSDAKITLTTLRNTAKAGYSMGATYSGPDFNGATAVSGTSITFSGLTNPNTRQAYTVRLYSAGGTCFTDVVVYLNPAECVCAPKCVPVVIRKTR